A single Meles meles chromosome 20, mMelMel3.1 paternal haplotype, whole genome shotgun sequence DNA region contains:
- the USP19 gene encoding ubiquitin carboxyl-terminal hydrolase 19 isoform X6, with protein sequence MSGGASATGPRRGPPGLEEATSKKKQKDRANQESKDGDPRRGSASSREEQAKEELLLDWRQSADEVIVKLRVGAGPLRLEEVDAAFTDTDCVVRLPDGRQWGGVFYAEIESSCTKVQARKGGLLQLALPKKVPLLTWPSLLKKPLGTQEAVPGLRCQENGQEPSPIALEPGPEPRRAKQEARNQKRAQGRGEVGAGAGPGAQAGPSAKRAVHLRRGPEGEGSRDGPGPRGDAPPFLAETATQAEAEEQLRVPPLNPQTCLLGSEENLVLLAGEKTVSPRNDPVSPAMARSRDPEKGDRSKEEMAVAADAITLVDEPESMVNLAFVKNDSYEKGPDSVVVHVYVKEIRRDTSRVLFREQDFTLIFQTRDGNFLRLHPGCGAHTIFRWQVKLRNLIEPEQCTFCFTASRIDICLRKRQSQRWGGLEAPAARVGGAKVAVPTGPTPLDSTPPGGAPHPLTGQEEARAVEKEKPKARSEDTGLDGVAARTPMEHVAPKPEPHLASPKPTCMVPPMPHSPVSGDSVEEEEEEEKKVCLPGFTGLVNLGNTCFMNSVIQSLSNTRELRDFFHDRSFEAEINYNNPLGTGGRLAIGFAVLLRALWKGTHHAFQPSKLKAIVASKASQFTGYAQHDAQEFMAFLLDGLHEDLNRIQNKPYTETVDSDGRPDEVVAEEAWQRHKMRNDSFIVDLFQGQYKSKLVCPVCAKVSITFDPFLYLPVPLPQKQKVLPVFYFAREPHSKPIKFLVSISKENSSASEVLDSLSQSVHVKSENLRLAEVIKNRFHRVFLPSHSLDTVSPSDTLLCFELLSPELAKERVVVLEVQQRPQVPSIPISKCAACQRKQQSEDEKLKRCTRCYRVGYCNQLCQKTHWPDHKGLCRPENIGYPFLVSVPASRLTYARLAQLLEGYARYSVSVFQPPFQPGRMALESQGPGCTTLLSASSLEAGDSERDPIQPPELQLVTPVAEGDTGVPRAWAAPDRGPVPSTSGVSSEVPASGPVEVGSLPAGERVSRPEAAVPGYQHPSEATNAHTPQFFMYKIDASNREQRLEDKGDAPLELGEDCSLALVWRNNERLQEFVLVASKELECAEDPGSAGEAARAGHFTLDQCLNLFTRPEVLAPEEAWYCPQCKQHREASKQLLLWRLPNVLIVQLKRFSFRSFIWRDKINDLVEFPVRNLDLSKFCIGQKEEQLPSYDLYAVINHYGGMIGGHYTACARLPNDRSSQRSDVGWRLFDDSTVTTVDESQVVTRYAYVLFYRRRNSPVERPPRAGHSEHHPDLSPAAEAAASQASRIWQELEAEEEPAPEGPVPLGPWGPQDWVGPPPRGPTTPDEGCLRYFVLGTVAALVALVLNMFYPLVSQSRWR encoded by the exons ATGTCTGGCGGGGCCAGTGCCACGGGCCCAAGGAGAGGTCCCCCAGGATTGGAGGAGGCCACCAGTAAGAAGAAGCAGAAGGATCGAGCAAACCAGGAGAGCAAGGATGGAGATCCTAGGAGAG GGTCAGCGTCCTCTCGGGAGGAGCAGGCCAAAGAGG AGTTGTTGCTTGACTGGAGGCAGAGTGCCGATGAGGTGATTGTCAAGCTGCGTGTGGGAGCGGGTCCCCTGCGGCTGGAGGAAGTGGATGCTGCTTTCACAGACACAGACTGCGTGGTGCGGCTTCCAG ATGGTCGGCAGTGGGGTGGTGTCTTCTATGCTGAGATAGAAAGTTCTTGCACCAAAGTACAAGCCCGTAAAGGTGGCCTCCTGCAGCTGGCACTGCCCAAGAAGGTGCCTCTGCTCACATGGCCCTCTCTTCTG AAGAAACCTCTAGGGACCCAGGAGGCGGTACCAGGGCTGCGGTGCCAGGAGAATGGGCAGGAGCCATCTCCCATTGCCCTGGAGCCAGGTCCTGAGCCCCGTCGGGCTAAACAGGAGGCCCGGAACCAGAAGCGGGCCCAGGGCCGTGGTGAGGTAGGCGCAGGGGCTGGCCCCGGGGCCCAGGCAGGGCCCAGCGCCAAGAGGGCTGTGCATCTCCGAAGAGGGCCAGAGGGGGAAGGGTCCAGAGATGGGCCTGGACCCCGGGGTGATGCCCCCCCCTTCTTGGCTGagacagccacccag GCTGAAGCTGAGGAACAGCTCCGGGTACCACCACTGAACCCCCAGACCTGCCTCTTGGGCTCAGAGGAGAATCTAGTGCTCTTGGCAGGAGAGAAGACTGTGTCCCCCAGGAATGATCCAGTCTCCCCAGCCATGGCccggagcagagaccctgagaaAGGTGACCGTTCCAAAGAGGAGATGGCAGTGGCAGCAGATGCTATAACCTTGGTGGATG AGCCGGAGTCCATGGTGAACCTGGCATTCGTCAAGAATGACTCTTATGAGAAGGGGCCAGATTCAGTGGTGGTGCACGTGTATGTGAAAGAGATCCGCAGGGACACCTCTCGAGTACTCTTCCGCGAGCAGGACTTCACGCTTATCTTCCAAACcag GGATGGAAACTTCCTGAGACTGCATCCGGGCTGTGGGGCCCATACCATCTTCCGTTGGCAGGTGAAGCTCAG GAACCTGATTGAGCCCGAGCAGTGCACCTTCTGCTTCACGGCCTCTCGCATTGACATCTGTCTCCGTAAACGGCAAAGTCAGCGCTGGGGGGGCCTGGAAGCCCCAGCTGCACGAG TGGGTGGTGCAAAGGTTGCCGTGCCGACAGGTCCAACCCCTCTGGATTCAACCCCACCAGGAGGTGCCCCCCATCCCCTCACAGGCCAGGAGGAAGCTCGGGCTGTGGAGAAGGAAAAACCCAAGGCTCGATCTGAGGACACGGGGCTGGATGGTGTGGCGGCTCGCACCCCCATGGAGCACGTAGCCCCAAAGCCAGAGCCACACCTGGCCTCC cCCAAGCCCACATGTATGGTGCCTCCAATGCCCCATAGCCCCGTGAGCGGAGATAGtgtggaggaagaagaggaggaagagaagaaggtgtGTCTGCCAGGCTTCACTGGCCTTGTCAATCTAGGCAACACCTGCTTCATGAACAGTGTCATTCAGTCTCTGTCTAACACTCGGGAGCTCCGGGACTTCTTCCACG ACCGCTCCTTTGAGGCCGAGATCAACTACAACAACCCACTGGGGACGGGTGGGCGTCTGGCCATTGGCTTTGCTGTGCTGCTCCGGGCTCTGTGGAAGGGCACCCACCATGCCTTCCAGCCTTCCAAGTTGAAG GCCATTGTGGCGAGCAAGGCCAGCCAGTTCACAGGCTACGCACAGCATGACGCCCAGGAGTTCATGGCTTTCTTGCTGGACGGGCTGCATGAAGACCTGAATCGCATTCAGAACAAGCCCTACACAGAGACCGTGGACTCAGATGGGCGGCCCGATGAG GTGGTAGCTGAAGAAGCATGGCAGCGGCATAAGATGAGGAATGACTCTTTCATCGTAGACCTATTTCAGGGCCAGTATAAGTCGAAGCTGGTGTGCCCTGTGTGTGCCAAG GTCTCCATCACTTTTGACCCATTCCTCTACCTGCCGGTGCCCTTGCCACAGAAGCAGAAGGTTCTTCCCGTCTTCTATTTTGCCCGGGAGCCCCACAGCAAGCCCATCAAG TTTCTGGTGAGCATCAGCAAGGAGAACTCCAGCGCAAGTGAAGTGTTGGACTCCCTCTCTCAGAGTGTACACGTGAAGTCTGAGAACCTGCGTCTGGCTGAG GTGATTAAGAATCGTTTCCACCGTGTGTTCCTGCCCTCCCACTCATTGGACACCGTGTCCCCATCCGACACGCTCCTCTGCTTCGAGCTGCTATCCCCAGAGTTGGCTAAGGAGCGAGTGGTGGTGCTGGAGGTGCAGCAG CGCCCCCAGGTGCCCAGCATCCCCATCTCCAAGTGTGCAGCCTGCCAGCGGAAGCAGCAGTCAGAGGATGAGAAGCTGAAGCGCTGTACCCGGTGCTACCGCGTGGGCTACTGCAACCA GCTCTGCCAGAAAACCCACTGGCCTGACCACAAGGGTCTCTGCCGCCCTGAGAACATTGGCTACCCGTTTCTGGTCAGTGTACCTGCCTCACGTCTCACTTATGCTCGTCTTGCTCAGCTGCTAGAGGGGTACGCCCG GTACTCTGTGAGTGTATTCCAGCCACCCTTCCAGCCTGGCCGCATGGCCTTggagtcccagggccctggctgcACTACGTTGCTCTCCGCTAGCTCCCTGGAGGCTGGGGACAGTGAGAGGGACCCAATTCAGCCGCCCGAGCTCCAGTTGGTGACCCCCGTGGCCGAGGGAGACACAGGGGTCCCACGGGCATGGGCAGCCCCTGACCGGGGCCCTGTGCCCAGCACCAGTGGAGTTTCTTCTGAGGTGCCGGCCAGTGGGCCAGTTGAAGTTGGCTCCTTGCCTGCTGGTGAGAGGGTGTCTCGGCCCGAAG cTGCTGTGCCCGGATATCAACACCCAAGTGAAGCCACAAATGCCCACACCCCCCAGTTCTTCATGTATAAAATTGACGCATCTAACCGAGAGCAGCGGTTGGAGGACAAAG GAGATGCCCCCCTGGAGCTGGGTGAGGACTGCAGCCTGGCTCTTGTCTGGCGCAACAATGAGCGCCTGCAGGAGTTTGTGTTGGTAGCCTCCAAGGAGCTGGAGTGTGCTGAGGACCCAGGCTCTGCCGGGGAGGCTGCCCGTGCTGGCCACTTCACTCTGGACCAGTGCCTGAACCTCTTCACCCGGCCCGAGGTGCTGGCACCCGAGGAGGCTTG GTACTGCCCTCAGTGTAAACAACACCGAGAGGCCTCCAAACAGCTGCTGCTGTGGCGTCTTCCTAACGTACTCATTGTGCAGCTcaagcgcttttccttccggaGTTTCATCTGGCGTGACAAGATCAACGACTTGGTGGAGTTCCCTGTTCG GAACCTGGACCTGAGCAAGTTCTGCATCGGTCAGAAAGAGGAACAGCTGCCTAGCTATGACCTGTACGCCGTTATCAACCATTACGGAGGCATGATCGGCGGCCACTACACCGCCTGTGCACGCCTGCCCAATGACCGCAGCAGCCAGCGCAGCGACGTGG GCTGGCGCTTGTTTGACGACAGCACGGTGACAACAGTAGACGAGAGCCAGGTCGTGACGCGTTATGCCTATGTACTCTTCTACCGCCGGCGGAACTCTCCTGTGGAGAGGCCCCCCAGGGCAGGTCACTCTGAGCACCACCCAGACCTGAGCCCTGCAGCTGAGGCTGCTGCCAGCCAG GCTTCCCGGATTTGGCAGGAGCTGGAGGCCGAGGAGGAACCGGCACCCGAGGGGCCTGTGCCCCTGGGTCCCTGGGGGCCCCAAGACTGGGTGGGCCCCCCACCACGTGGCCCTACCACACCAGATGAGGGCTGCCTCCGGTACTTTGTTCTGGGCACAGTGGCAGCTTTGGTGGCCCTCGTGCTCAACATGTTCTATCCTCTGGTATCCCAGAGTCGCTGGAGATGA
- the USP19 gene encoding ubiquitin carboxyl-terminal hydrolase 19 isoform X3, giving the protein MSGGASATGPRRGPPGLEEATSKKKQKDRANQESKDGDPRRGSASSREEQAKEELLLDWRQSADEVIVKLRVGAGPLRLEEVDAAFTDTDCVVRLPDGRQWGGVFYAEIESSCTKVQARKGGLLQLALPKKVPLLTWPSLLKKPLGTQEAVPGLRCQENGQEPSPIALEPGPEPRRAKQEARNQKRAQGRGEVGAGAGPGAQAGPSAKRAVHLRRGPEGEGSRDGPGPRGDAPPFLAETATQAEAEEQLRVPPLNPQTCLLGSEENLVLLAGEKTVSPRNDPVSPAMARSRDPEKGDRSKEEMAVAADAITLVDEPESMVNLAFVKNDSYEKGPDSVVVHVYVKEIRRDTSRVLFREQDFTLIFQTRDGNFLRLHPGCGAHTIFRWQVKLRNLIEPEQCTFCFTASRIDICLRKRQSQRWGGLEAPAARGAVGGAKVAVPTGPTPLDSTPPGGAPHPLTGQEEARAVEKEKPKARSEDTGLDGVAARTPMEHVAPKPEPHLASPKPTCMVPPMPHSPVSGDSVEEEEEEEKKVCLPGFTGLVNLGNTCFMNSVIQSLSNTRELRDFFHDRSFEAEINYNNPLGTGGRLAIGFAVLLRALWKGTHHAFQPSKLKAIVASKASQFTGYAQHDAQEFMAFLLDGLHEDLNRIQNKPYTETVDSDGRPDEVVAEEAWQRHKMRNDSFIVDLFQGQYKSKLVCPVCAKVSITFDPFLYLPVPLPQKQKVLPVFYFAREPHSKPIKFLVSISKENSSASEVLDSLSQSVHVKSENLRLAEVIKNRFHRVFLPSHSLDTVSPSDTLLCFELLSPELAKERVVVLEVQQRPQVPSIPISKCAACQRKQQSEDEKLKRCTRCYRVGYCNQLCQKTHWPDHKGLCRPENIGYPFLVSVPASRLTYARLAQLLEGYARYSVSVFQPPFQPGRMALESQGPGCTTLLSASSLEAGDSERDPIQPPELQLVTPVAEGDTGVPRAWAAPDRGPVPSTSGVSSEVPASGPVEVGSLPAGERVSRPEAAVPGYQHPSEATNAHTPQFFMYKIDASNREQRLEDKGDAPLELGEDCSLALVWRNNERLQEFVLVASKELECAEDPGSAGEAARAGHFTLDQCLNLFTRPEVLAPEEAWYCPQCKQHREASKQLLLWRLPNVLIVQLKRFSFRSFIWRDKINDLVEFPVRNLDLSKFCIGQKEEQLPSYDLYAVINHYGGMIGGHYTACARLPNDRSSQRSDVGWRLFDDSTVTTVDESQVVTRYAYVLFYRRRNSPVERPPRAGHSEHHPDLSPAAEAAASQASRIWQELEAEEEPAPEGPVPLGPWGPQDWVGPPPRGPTTPDEGCLRYFVLGTVAALVALVLNMFYPLVSQSRWR; this is encoded by the exons ATGTCTGGCGGGGCCAGTGCCACGGGCCCAAGGAGAGGTCCCCCAGGATTGGAGGAGGCCACCAGTAAGAAGAAGCAGAAGGATCGAGCAAACCAGGAGAGCAAGGATGGAGATCCTAGGAGAG GGTCAGCGTCCTCTCGGGAGGAGCAGGCCAAAGAGG AGTTGTTGCTTGACTGGAGGCAGAGTGCCGATGAGGTGATTGTCAAGCTGCGTGTGGGAGCGGGTCCCCTGCGGCTGGAGGAAGTGGATGCTGCTTTCACAGACACAGACTGCGTGGTGCGGCTTCCAG ATGGTCGGCAGTGGGGTGGTGTCTTCTATGCTGAGATAGAAAGTTCTTGCACCAAAGTACAAGCCCGTAAAGGTGGCCTCCTGCAGCTGGCACTGCCCAAGAAGGTGCCTCTGCTCACATGGCCCTCTCTTCTG AAGAAACCTCTAGGGACCCAGGAGGCGGTACCAGGGCTGCGGTGCCAGGAGAATGGGCAGGAGCCATCTCCCATTGCCCTGGAGCCAGGTCCTGAGCCCCGTCGGGCTAAACAGGAGGCCCGGAACCAGAAGCGGGCCCAGGGCCGTGGTGAGGTAGGCGCAGGGGCTGGCCCCGGGGCCCAGGCAGGGCCCAGCGCCAAGAGGGCTGTGCATCTCCGAAGAGGGCCAGAGGGGGAAGGGTCCAGAGATGGGCCTGGACCCCGGGGTGATGCCCCCCCCTTCTTGGCTGagacagccacccag GCTGAAGCTGAGGAACAGCTCCGGGTACCACCACTGAACCCCCAGACCTGCCTCTTGGGCTCAGAGGAGAATCTAGTGCTCTTGGCAGGAGAGAAGACTGTGTCCCCCAGGAATGATCCAGTCTCCCCAGCCATGGCccggagcagagaccctgagaaAGGTGACCGTTCCAAAGAGGAGATGGCAGTGGCAGCAGATGCTATAACCTTGGTGGATG AGCCGGAGTCCATGGTGAACCTGGCATTCGTCAAGAATGACTCTTATGAGAAGGGGCCAGATTCAGTGGTGGTGCACGTGTATGTGAAAGAGATCCGCAGGGACACCTCTCGAGTACTCTTCCGCGAGCAGGACTTCACGCTTATCTTCCAAACcag GGATGGAAACTTCCTGAGACTGCATCCGGGCTGTGGGGCCCATACCATCTTCCGTTGGCAGGTGAAGCTCAG GAACCTGATTGAGCCCGAGCAGTGCACCTTCTGCTTCACGGCCTCTCGCATTGACATCTGTCTCCGTAAACGGCAAAGTCAGCGCTGGGGGGGCCTGGAAGCCCCAGCTGCACGAG GTGCAGTGGGTGGTGCAAAGGTTGCCGTGCCGACAGGTCCAACCCCTCTGGATTCAACCCCACCAGGAGGTGCCCCCCATCCCCTCACAGGCCAGGAGGAAGCTCGGGCTGTGGAGAAGGAAAAACCCAAGGCTCGATCTGAGGACACGGGGCTGGATGGTGTGGCGGCTCGCACCCCCATGGAGCACGTAGCCCCAAAGCCAGAGCCACACCTGGCCTCC cCCAAGCCCACATGTATGGTGCCTCCAATGCCCCATAGCCCCGTGAGCGGAGATAGtgtggaggaagaagaggaggaagagaagaaggtgtGTCTGCCAGGCTTCACTGGCCTTGTCAATCTAGGCAACACCTGCTTCATGAACAGTGTCATTCAGTCTCTGTCTAACACTCGGGAGCTCCGGGACTTCTTCCACG ACCGCTCCTTTGAGGCCGAGATCAACTACAACAACCCACTGGGGACGGGTGGGCGTCTGGCCATTGGCTTTGCTGTGCTGCTCCGGGCTCTGTGGAAGGGCACCCACCATGCCTTCCAGCCTTCCAAGTTGAAG GCCATTGTGGCGAGCAAGGCCAGCCAGTTCACAGGCTACGCACAGCATGACGCCCAGGAGTTCATGGCTTTCTTGCTGGACGGGCTGCATGAAGACCTGAATCGCATTCAGAACAAGCCCTACACAGAGACCGTGGACTCAGATGGGCGGCCCGATGAG GTGGTAGCTGAAGAAGCATGGCAGCGGCATAAGATGAGGAATGACTCTTTCATCGTAGACCTATTTCAGGGCCAGTATAAGTCGAAGCTGGTGTGCCCTGTGTGTGCCAAG GTCTCCATCACTTTTGACCCATTCCTCTACCTGCCGGTGCCCTTGCCACAGAAGCAGAAGGTTCTTCCCGTCTTCTATTTTGCCCGGGAGCCCCACAGCAAGCCCATCAAG TTTCTGGTGAGCATCAGCAAGGAGAACTCCAGCGCAAGTGAAGTGTTGGACTCCCTCTCTCAGAGTGTACACGTGAAGTCTGAGAACCTGCGTCTGGCTGAG GTGATTAAGAATCGTTTCCACCGTGTGTTCCTGCCCTCCCACTCATTGGACACCGTGTCCCCATCCGACACGCTCCTCTGCTTCGAGCTGCTATCCCCAGAGTTGGCTAAGGAGCGAGTGGTGGTGCTGGAGGTGCAGCAG CGCCCCCAGGTGCCCAGCATCCCCATCTCCAAGTGTGCAGCCTGCCAGCGGAAGCAGCAGTCAGAGGATGAGAAGCTGAAGCGCTGTACCCGGTGCTACCGCGTGGGCTACTGCAACCA GCTCTGCCAGAAAACCCACTGGCCTGACCACAAGGGTCTCTGCCGCCCTGAGAACATTGGCTACCCGTTTCTGGTCAGTGTACCTGCCTCACGTCTCACTTATGCTCGTCTTGCTCAGCTGCTAGAGGGGTACGCCCG GTACTCTGTGAGTGTATTCCAGCCACCCTTCCAGCCTGGCCGCATGGCCTTggagtcccagggccctggctgcACTACGTTGCTCTCCGCTAGCTCCCTGGAGGCTGGGGACAGTGAGAGGGACCCAATTCAGCCGCCCGAGCTCCAGTTGGTGACCCCCGTGGCCGAGGGAGACACAGGGGTCCCACGGGCATGGGCAGCCCCTGACCGGGGCCCTGTGCCCAGCACCAGTGGAGTTTCTTCTGAGGTGCCGGCCAGTGGGCCAGTTGAAGTTGGCTCCTTGCCTGCTGGTGAGAGGGTGTCTCGGCCCGAAG cTGCTGTGCCCGGATATCAACACCCAAGTGAAGCCACAAATGCCCACACCCCCCAGTTCTTCATGTATAAAATTGACGCATCTAACCGAGAGCAGCGGTTGGAGGACAAAG GAGATGCCCCCCTGGAGCTGGGTGAGGACTGCAGCCTGGCTCTTGTCTGGCGCAACAATGAGCGCCTGCAGGAGTTTGTGTTGGTAGCCTCCAAGGAGCTGGAGTGTGCTGAGGACCCAGGCTCTGCCGGGGAGGCTGCCCGTGCTGGCCACTTCACTCTGGACCAGTGCCTGAACCTCTTCACCCGGCCCGAGGTGCTGGCACCCGAGGAGGCTTG GTACTGCCCTCAGTGTAAACAACACCGAGAGGCCTCCAAACAGCTGCTGCTGTGGCGTCTTCCTAACGTACTCATTGTGCAGCTcaagcgcttttccttccggaGTTTCATCTGGCGTGACAAGATCAACGACTTGGTGGAGTTCCCTGTTCG GAACCTGGACCTGAGCAAGTTCTGCATCGGTCAGAAAGAGGAACAGCTGCCTAGCTATGACCTGTACGCCGTTATCAACCATTACGGAGGCATGATCGGCGGCCACTACACCGCCTGTGCACGCCTGCCCAATGACCGCAGCAGCCAGCGCAGCGACGTGG GCTGGCGCTTGTTTGACGACAGCACGGTGACAACAGTAGACGAGAGCCAGGTCGTGACGCGTTATGCCTATGTACTCTTCTACCGCCGGCGGAACTCTCCTGTGGAGAGGCCCCCCAGGGCAGGTCACTCTGAGCACCACCCAGACCTGAGCCCTGCAGCTGAGGCTGCTGCCAGCCAG GCTTCCCGGATTTGGCAGGAGCTGGAGGCCGAGGAGGAACCGGCACCCGAGGGGCCTGTGCCCCTGGGTCCCTGGGGGCCCCAAGACTGGGTGGGCCCCCCACCACGTGGCCCTACCACACCAGATGAGGGCTGCCTCCGGTACTTTGTTCTGGGCACAGTGGCAGCTTTGGTGGCCCTCGTGCTCAACATGTTCTATCCTCTGGTATCCCAGAGTCGCTGGAGATGA